One window from the genome of Eleginops maclovinus isolate JMC-PN-2008 ecotype Puerto Natales chromosome 15, JC_Emac_rtc_rv5, whole genome shotgun sequence encodes:
- the LOC134876823 gene encoding transforming growth factor beta-3 proprotein-like, with the protein MHLGKALLFVLLLNCATLSSSLSTCATVDIDHVKRKRVEAIRGQILSKLRLTSPPHSLGPSEIPYQIQALYNSTKELLEELRRDRQQSCGQDNTETEYYAKEIYKFNMVYGPPESNDLLYCPKGITSKVFRFNVSAMERNSTNLFRAEFRALRVPNSSSKRNEQRIELYQIVRPNEHIRKQRYIAAKNVLTKGTPEWVSFDVTETVREWLTNRGSNLGLEISVHCPCHTFNPNGDIIDNENEVLEVKFKGVDGDDEQSRLDLDHLKKKKDRYLPHLILMMIPPHRLETQSTRRRKRALDTNYCFSNTEENCCVRKLYIDFRRDLDWKWIHEPSGYDANYCSGPCPYLRSSDTTHSSMLSLYNTLNPEASASPCCVPQDLEPLTILYYSGRTPKVEQLSNMIVKSCKCS; encoded by the exons ATGCATTTGGGTAAGGCTTTACTGTTTGTCCTCCTCCTCAACTGCGCAACTTTGAGCTCATCTCTTTCAACTTGTGCCACTGTGGATATCGACCACGTAAAAAGGAAGAGGGTCGAGGCGATACGAGGTCAGATTTTGAGCAAACTCCGACTGACAAGTCCTCCACACTCCCTCGGACCGAGTGAGATCCCTTATCAGATACAAGCGTTATACAACAGCACCAAGGAGCTACTGGAGGAGCTCCGGAGGGACCGGCAGCAGAGTTGCGGTCAGgacaacacagagacagagtaCTATGCCAAGGAGATATACAAATTCAACATGGTCTACGGACCGCCAGAAAGCA ACGATCTGCTTTATTGCCCAAAAGGCATCACCTCTAAGGTTTTCCGCTTCAACGTCTCTGCCATGGAAAGGAACTCTACCAACCTCTTTAGAGCGGAGTTTCGAGCTCTGAGAGTGCCAAACTCAAGCTCCAAGAGGAATGAACAGCGGATTGAGCTCTACCAG ATCGTGAGGCCAAACGAGCACATCAGGAAACAACGCTACATTGCAGCCAAGAACGTGCTGACCAAAGGTACCCCAGAGTGGGTCTCCTTTGATGTGACTGAAACAGTGCGGGAGTGGTTGACAAACAGAG GAAGTAATCTGGGTTTGGAAATCAGTGTGCACTGTCCCTGCCACACCTTCAACCCAAATGGAGACATCATTGACAATGAGAATGAGGTGCTGGAGGTGAAGTTCAAAG GCGTGGATGGAGATGACGAGCAGAGTCGTTTGGATCTGGAtcacctgaagaagaaaaaggaccGGTACCTGCCTCACCTTATCCTCATGATGATCCCACCCCACCGCCTGGAAACACAGTCCACACGCCGACGCAAGAGAGCGCTGGACACAAACTACTGCTTCTC aaacacagaggagaattGCTGTGTTCGTAAACTCTACATTGATTTCCGGCGTGACTTGGACTGGAAGTGGATCCATGAACCGAGTGGTTACGATGCCAACTACTGCTCCGGGCCCTGCCCATACCTGAGGAGCTCAGATACAACACACAGCTCG ATGCTGAGCCTGTACAACACTCTTAACCCAGAGGCATCGGCCTCCCCATGCTGTGTCCCTCAGGACCTGGAGCCCCTAACAATACTCTACTACTCTGGACGGACCCCCAAAGTGGAGCAGCTTTCCAACATGATCGTCAAGTCTTGCAAGTGTAGCTGA